The genomic segment ACTTTCGATGCGCCGCAACGCAATCGCGCAGACCACGGTGTAGGGCGCGGCCCACCACGGCACCTCGAACCAGGCCCGGCAGCCGCCCGGCGCCGGCTCGACGCCATGGGCGGTGGCCGGTATGCCGCCGACCGACCACGCCCACCGTCGTCCCGCATCGAACTCGGTGACGATGAACGGCACGCTCACGACGCCGGGTGTGGCCCACACCCGGCCGGTCGAGCCCGCCGCGAGTTGCCTGCTGCCGTCATCGAGTTCGGCACGACTGATCGTCGGCCCCCATCGCGGCCAGTCGTCCAGATCGGTCAGCACGTTCCAGACCGACTCCGCTGATACCGCCATCCGCCGATGCACCGTGACCATGGGCACCTGAATTCCCAAGCACCCGCCGAGGTATGCACCAGCTACGCCGCGGCTGCTTAGGATCACCGTCATGGAAGGCTCCGTCACTGTGCACGTGGCCGCACCGGCCGACAAGATCTGGATCGTCATCTCCGACGTCACCAGGACCGGCGAGTTCTCGCCCGAGGTGTTCGAGTCGGAGTGGCTCGGCGGCGCCACCGGGCCGGCACTGGGTGCGAAGTTCCGCGGCCACGTGCGCCGCAACGAGATCGGCCCGGTCTACTGGACCACCTGCCGCGTCACCGCGTGCGAGCCCGGACGCGAATTCGGCTTCGCCGTGTTGGCCGGCGACAAGGCGCTCAACAACTGGCACTACCGGCTCGAGCCGAGCGGCGACGGCACCGACGTGACCGAATCCTTTTGGATGCCGAAATCCGCGCTCATGCGGGTGTTCAAGGTTTTCGGCGGATTCCTGCGTGAGCGACGCAACGAACGAGACATGCGCACCACGCTGGAACGGATCAAGAAGGTCGTCGAGAACGACTGAAACGTGACCACGGCCGCCGGTCGGTTTGATAGAACCGGTGGATGGGTCGGTGGTCACGCGAAGAAATTGAGTCGGCGTTCGAGGAACACAAGCAGGTTGTCGTCGGTATCGCCGACAGCTGGGACTGGTCGCGATTCGCCGACCAGTTCACCGAGGACGCCACCTACGTCGAGCATTCCTACGGCACGTTCC from the Mycolicibacterium crocinum genome contains:
- a CDS encoding SRPBCC family protein → MTVILSSRGVAGAYLGGCLGIQVPMVTVHRRMAVSAESVWNVLTDLDDWPRWGPTISRAELDDGSRQLAAGSTGRVWATPGVVSVPFIVTEFDAGRRWAWSVGGIPATAHGVEPAPGGCRAWFEVPWWAAPYTVVCAIALRRIESRAAKRR
- a CDS encoding SRPBCC family protein, with the protein product MEGSVTVHVAAPADKIWIVISDVTRTGEFSPEVFESEWLGGATGPALGAKFRGHVRRNEIGPVYWTTCRVTACEPGREFGFAVLAGDKALNNWHYRLEPSGDGTDVTESFWMPKSALMRVFKVFGGFLRERRNERDMRTTLERIKKVVEND